From one Microbulbifer sp. A4B17 genomic stretch:
- a CDS encoding TetR family transcriptional regulator, protein MTKRRNEQILTTRERILNAALNVFHEYGVCRPSLSEVAKLAGVSYGAVTDHFHSKTGLLNALTERMVLPGEQLCNNAGDQLKANPLGTLRTRWVWLFQEIASNPEWQQVLEIIFHPCEEKITESNETHLRMKQGRTRGLERMSGLLILAVAERQLPADLDVDLAKQMLHGGLFGVIETWLLSSRIEDIGELGERYIDSLIDMIRFSPTMRLSSKLVHTLH, encoded by the coding sequence ATGACCAAACGCAGAAATGAGCAAATTTTAACCACTCGTGAGCGTATCTTAAACGCCGCGCTCAATGTGTTTCATGAATATGGAGTGTGTCGCCCTTCCCTTTCTGAAGTCGCAAAGCTGGCTGGCGTCAGTTACGGTGCTGTTACCGATCATTTCCACAGTAAAACCGGTTTGCTCAACGCGCTGACAGAGCGCATGGTGCTTCCTGGTGAACAACTCTGCAATAACGCCGGGGATCAGCTCAAAGCCAACCCTCTCGGCACACTACGGACACGCTGGGTGTGGCTATTCCAGGAAATTGCCTCTAACCCCGAATGGCAGCAGGTACTTGAGATTATCTTCCATCCCTGTGAAGAAAAGATTACCGAGAGCAATGAAACTCACCTGCGCATGAAACAGGGGCGCACTCGCGGGCTTGAGCGTATGAGCGGGCTGCTTATCCTGGCAGTAGCCGAACGCCAATTGCCCGCAGACCTGGACGTAGATCTGGCAAAGCAGATGCTACACGGAGGGCTCTTTGGCGTTATTGAGACCTGGCTTCTGTCTTCGAGAATCGAAGATATCGGTGAGCTAGGCGAGCGTTATATCGACTCCCTGATTGATATGATCCGCTTCTCCCCCACCATGCGCTTAAGCTCAAAGCTGGTCCACACACTGCACTAA
- a CDS encoding SagB/ThcOx family dehydrogenase: MMKGSDLLDNFFLYFSENEVILWDVVHHDQWALDKETLINILDKFYSDVQTGETKAADFLQSNGAFISGDLARKQWGWDVLSWFYHYGTKLSLPPSTEGKEGASEDPRVSWVGQYVDYCKQVPEKAKGKYNYPEVDIPLNSFPTTNQLESVFGTRFSSRKFVPGTTLKRELLEKILFHCVKFRTSPFVEKFYKAHSDKINYFGYFRSSPAGGALQATDIYLIVHSVQGIDPGIYLYNPIDHGLTKVGDAVSHDKIRRLLVGQPYAEGAAVNICFVCKFNRFWSKYRHSRIYRMAYLEAGHLSENIFLYAHSLQQDVFIAGAFYDEEFESLLKLDKDSAMVFFMAIGEGEHACFPVKYLPSDPT, translated from the coding sequence ATGATGAAAGGCTCTGATTTATTGGATAATTTCTTTCTCTATTTCAGTGAAAATGAAGTCATCTTGTGGGATGTTGTTCATCACGATCAGTGGGCTTTGGATAAAGAAACTCTCATAAATATTCTGGATAAATTTTATTCCGATGTGCAGACAGGAGAAACTAAGGCAGCAGATTTCCTTCAAAGTAATGGAGCCTTCATCAGTGGTGATTTAGCTCGGAAACAATGGGGTTGGGATGTACTATCCTGGTTTTACCATTATGGCACCAAGCTTTCGTTACCGCCCTCAACTGAGGGCAAAGAAGGGGCTAGTGAAGATCCCAGGGTATCTTGGGTAGGACAGTATGTTGACTATTGTAAACAGGTGCCGGAAAAGGCTAAAGGCAAGTACAATTATCCAGAAGTGGATATCCCACTAAATAGCTTTCCTACCACCAATCAGTTGGAGTCTGTGTTTGGGACCCGGTTTTCTTCACGAAAATTTGTACCGGGAACTACTTTAAAACGTGAGCTTTTGGAAAAAATACTCTTTCATTGTGTAAAATTTCGTACTTCTCCGTTTGTTGAAAAGTTTTATAAGGCCCACTCAGACAAAATAAATTATTTTGGATATTTTCGCAGCAGCCCTGCTGGCGGCGCCTTACAAGCTACAGATATATACCTGATAGTGCACTCGGTACAGGGGATTGATCCCGGTATTTACCTCTATAATCCAATTGATCATGGATTAACCAAAGTCGGCGATGCTGTTAGCCATGATAAGATCCGCCGCTTGCTTGTCGGTCAGCCCTATGCCGAGGGTGCCGCAGTTAATATTTGCTTTGTCTGCAAATTTAATCGGTTCTGGTCCAAGTATCGTCATTCCCGTATCTATCGGATGGCATACCTTGAAGCCGGCCATCTATCTGAGAATATATTTCTCTATGCACACTCTCTTCAACAAGACGTATTTATAGCGGGCGCTTTTTATGATGAAGAGTTTGAGAGCTTGTTGAAGTTGGATAAAGACAGTGCCATGGTCTTCTTTATGGCTATTGGGGAAGGGGAGCATGCTTGTTTCCCTGTTAAGTACCTGCCTTCTGATCCAACATAA
- a CDS encoding efflux RND transporter permease subunit yields the protein MASFFINRPIFAWVLAIITMLAGVLSISKLAVERYPNIAPPSVNVEANYPGASAKVVEDSVTQILERNMKGLDGLLYMSATSQSNGGVSISLTFENGTDPDTAQVQVQNKVQLAMPLLPQEVQVQGLNVSKSRGGFLMVAGFVSQDGSMSRNDIADYINSAIVDPVSRVPGVGNVQVFGSKYAMRIWLDPNKLTTYGLTPGDVADTVRAQNAQVTVGSLGAAPAIPGQQLNASITSQGRLQTPEQFRDIIVRANDDGSLLRLGDIARVELGAENYEFISRYNRQPATGIAINLATGANALETAEGVKAKLKELEAYFPRGLTSVVPFDTTPFVEVSIKGVITTLIEAIVLVFLVMYLFLQNFRATLIPTIAVPVVLMGTFAVLATLGFSVNMLTMFAMVLAIGLLVDDAIVVVENVERVMRDEGLSPKEATKKSMHQITAALIGIGVVLSAVFVPMAFMDGATGVIYRQFSATIVAAMALSVLVAIILTPALCATLLKPVSKGESHEERGFFGWFNRNFERGSQRYQVGVQGILKRSGRFMLLFIALSALMAFLFLRLPSSFLPDEDQGVLFSMVQAPVGATQERTMESIRKVEDQFLNNEQGIVKSVFAVQGFSFAGSGQNTGIAFVNLEDWSQREEESHSAGSVAMRAMGALMQIKDAMAFAFAPPPLPELGSSDGFNFYLQDNGSLGHEALTGARNQFLGMAGQSKLLVNVRPNGQEDTPQFRVKIDNAKAAALGLSIDDINSALSTAWGGSYIDDFIDRGRVKRVYMQADAPYRMVPEDFQLWSVRNDKGDMVPLSSFASFGWEYGSPRLERYNGVPSMQVNGQAAPGVSSGEAMEEVERIVAQLPAGIGMEWSGLSYQERSAGAQTPLLYTLSLLIVFLCLAALYESWTVPTAVLLMAPLGILGAVLANSLRGMERDIYFQVAMLTTVGLTSKNAILIVEFAKQNLEDGMELVESTMRAVRDRLRPILMTSLAFGLGVLPLAIATGAGSGAQRAIGTGVFGGMIVGTLLGIFFIPLFFVVVQRLFGKKTHRREAELAKEGAFSTKGEHGEAVEVL from the coding sequence ATGGCGAGCTTTTTTATCAATCGGCCCATCTTTGCATGGGTGCTGGCAATTATCACGATGCTGGCAGGTGTGCTGTCTATCAGTAAGCTGGCGGTGGAGCGCTACCCGAATATTGCGCCACCTTCTGTAAATGTTGAGGCAAATTATCCGGGCGCTTCCGCCAAGGTGGTTGAGGATTCAGTTACCCAAATCCTTGAGCGTAATATGAAGGGCCTCGATGGCCTCCTTTATATGTCCGCCACCAGCCAGTCCAACGGTGGTGTTTCCATTTCTCTGACTTTTGAGAATGGAACTGATCCGGATACTGCTCAGGTTCAGGTACAGAATAAAGTCCAGCTAGCGATGCCACTGCTGCCCCAGGAGGTCCAGGTACAGGGGCTAAATGTCAGTAAGTCCCGGGGGGGCTTTCTGATGGTTGCCGGCTTTGTTTCTCAAGATGGCAGCATGAGCCGCAATGATATCGCCGACTATATCAACTCGGCCATTGTTGACCCTGTCAGCAGGGTACCGGGCGTTGGCAATGTGCAGGTGTTTGGTTCCAAGTACGCAATGCGGATTTGGCTCGATCCCAATAAGCTCACCACTTACGGTCTGACACCGGGTGATGTAGCTGACACAGTACGGGCTCAAAATGCCCAGGTGACGGTGGGTAGCCTGGGAGCTGCGCCGGCGATTCCGGGGCAGCAGTTGAATGCGTCGATTACCTCCCAGGGGCGCCTGCAAACTCCGGAGCAGTTCAGGGATATTATCGTCCGCGCTAATGATGACGGCTCTCTCCTGCGTCTTGGAGACATTGCCCGCGTTGAGCTGGGTGCAGAGAACTACGAGTTTATTTCCCGATATAACCGTCAACCTGCAACCGGCATCGCTATTAACCTGGCGACTGGAGCCAATGCTTTGGAAACCGCAGAGGGGGTGAAGGCCAAGCTGAAGGAGTTGGAAGCGTACTTCCCCCGAGGCCTTACATCGGTAGTGCCATTTGATACGACTCCGTTTGTCGAGGTTTCGATAAAGGGGGTTATCACCACATTGATCGAGGCGATTGTCCTTGTGTTCCTGGTGATGTACCTGTTCCTTCAAAACTTCCGCGCTACTTTAATTCCTACGATTGCCGTACCTGTGGTTCTGATGGGCACATTTGCCGTGCTCGCCACACTGGGTTTCTCGGTCAATATGCTTACGATGTTTGCCATGGTGCTTGCTATCGGTCTGCTCGTGGATGACGCTATTGTGGTGGTGGAAAATGTCGAACGCGTTATGCGGGATGAGGGGCTGTCACCGAAAGAAGCCACTAAGAAGTCAATGCATCAGATTACTGCCGCACTGATCGGTATTGGCGTGGTGTTGTCGGCGGTGTTTGTGCCTATGGCATTTATGGATGGTGCCACCGGTGTGATCTACCGTCAGTTCTCCGCCACAATTGTCGCAGCAATGGCGTTGTCTGTGTTGGTGGCGATTATCCTGACACCGGCACTTTGTGCGACCTTGCTCAAGCCCGTTTCTAAAGGGGAGAGCCACGAGGAGAGGGGCTTTTTTGGTTGGTTCAACCGCAACTTTGAGCGGGGCAGCCAGCGCTACCAGGTCGGAGTGCAGGGCATCCTGAAGCGTAGCGGCCGCTTTATGCTGTTATTTATCGCACTCTCTGCATTAATGGCCTTCCTGTTCCTTCGCTTACCCAGTTCTTTCCTGCCGGATGAGGACCAGGGTGTTCTGTTCTCTATGGTACAGGCGCCAGTGGGTGCAACCCAGGAGCGCACTATGGAATCTATCCGAAAAGTAGAAGACCAGTTCCTGAACAATGAGCAGGGCATCGTAAAATCAGTATTTGCTGTACAGGGGTTCAGCTTTGCTGGTAGTGGACAGAATACCGGTATTGCTTTTGTGAATCTGGAAGACTGGTCCCAGAGAGAAGAAGAGTCGCATAGTGCGGGTTCGGTCGCCATGCGTGCGATGGGTGCCTTGATGCAAATTAAAGATGCAATGGCTTTCGCTTTTGCGCCGCCACCGCTGCCGGAGCTGGGCTCCTCAGATGGCTTTAACTTCTATCTCCAGGATAACGGCAGTTTGGGGCACGAAGCTTTAACCGGAGCCAGGAATCAGTTTCTGGGAATGGCGGGGCAGAGCAAGCTTTTGGTGAACGTCCGTCCAAATGGTCAGGAAGACACCCCGCAATTTCGTGTAAAAATTGATAATGCGAAAGCAGCTGCGCTTGGCCTGTCTATCGATGATATCAACAGTGCGTTAAGTACGGCCTGGGGAGGCTCCTATATCGATGATTTTATCGATCGTGGCCGGGTAAAGCGCGTGTATATGCAGGCTGATGCCCCCTACAGGATGGTCCCAGAGGACTTCCAGTTGTGGTCGGTACGCAACGATAAGGGTGATATGGTGCCGTTATCTTCCTTTGCCAGTTTTGGCTGGGAGTACGGTTCCCCCCGCTTGGAACGCTATAACGGCGTTCCCTCCATGCAGGTCAATGGGCAGGCCGCACCTGGGGTCAGCTCTGGTGAGGCTATGGAAGAGGTCGAGCGCATAGTAGCTCAGCTACCCGCCGGCATTGGTATGGAGTGGAGTGGTCTCTCATATCAAGAGCGCTCAGCAGGGGCTCAAACCCCCTTGCTGTATACACTGTCTCTTCTAATCGTTTTCTTATGCTTGGCCGCGCTCTATGAAAGCTGGACAGTGCCTACGGCGGTTCTACTGATGGCGCCGTTGGGTATTCTCGGTGCTGTACTGGCGAATAGTTTACGGGGTATGGAGCGCGATATTTACTTTCAGGTGGCGATGCTGACAACAGTGGGCTTAACCAGTAAAAATGCCATTCTGATTGTGGAGTTTGCCAAGCAAAATCTCGAAGATGGTATGGAGCTGGTGGAATCTACAATGCGGGCCGTACGAGATAGGCTGCGCCCTATTCTGATGACATCTCTCGCCTTTGGCTTGGGGGTGTTGCCTTTGGCCATTGCAACCGGCGCCGGCTCCGGAGCCCAGCGCGCTATCGGTACTGGCGTATTCGGCGGGATGATAGTTGGGACTTTACTGGGAATCTTCTTTATCCCACTGTTCTTTGTGGTGGTGCAGCGGTTGTTTGGTAAGAAGACGCATAGGCGAGAAGCGGAGCTAGCTAAAGAGGGGGCATTTTCGACTAAAGGCGAGCACGGAGAGGCGGTAGAAGTTCTTTAA
- a CDS encoding efflux RND transporter periplasmic adaptor subunit, which yields MLKARALTSLLVASVLLAGCNDEALAPPGMAPQVTVVTLHPESVTLTRELPGRTQPFKVAEVRPQVNGIIKRQLFREGGQVGANQPLYQLDDALYRADVDSAKASLQGAQAAMNIARLKAERTANLVENGAVSKQENDAAEADLQEAQADVAAAQAELNRADIQLDYAQVTSPITGRIGKSAVTQGALVTANQAGTLATVQQLDPIYVEVTQSAAELVSLRRALQAGTLADATHLPVTILLEDGSEFEHLGKLEFAEASVDPSTGSVLLRVVVPNPDTMLLPGMYVRAIVGSGVREDAILVPQQGIARDPKGNTSAMVVNEENVVAQRSVRVSRTVGNRWLVEDGLEAGDRVVVAGLQKIRPGAPVQASEREDEQPPAAEGDQQAGAAPAEQGS from the coding sequence ATGTTAAAAGCCCGAGCCCTCACCAGTCTTTTGGTCGCTTCCGTATTGCTGGCAGGGTGTAACGATGAGGCCTTGGCTCCGCCAGGAATGGCACCTCAGGTGACGGTTGTTACGTTGCATCCTGAATCTGTCACCCTGACTCGGGAACTGCCCGGACGCACTCAGCCGTTTAAAGTGGCCGAGGTTCGCCCACAAGTAAATGGCATCATAAAGCGCCAATTGTTCCGCGAGGGAGGTCAGGTTGGCGCAAATCAACCACTTTACCAGCTAGATGACGCTCTTTACCGTGCTGACGTTGATAGTGCTAAAGCCAGTCTTCAAGGTGCCCAAGCGGCTATGAACATCGCTCGCCTCAAAGCAGAGCGCACTGCAAACCTGGTGGAGAACGGCGCGGTCAGCAAGCAGGAAAATGATGCAGCGGAAGCGGATCTGCAGGAGGCCCAAGCTGACGTAGCAGCAGCCCAAGCAGAACTTAATCGGGCGGACATCCAATTGGACTACGCCCAGGTAACCTCTCCAATTACCGGCCGAATTGGCAAATCAGCAGTTACTCAAGGTGCTTTAGTGACGGCCAATCAGGCCGGAACTTTGGCTACTGTGCAGCAGCTCGATCCGATCTATGTTGAGGTTACCCAGTCGGCAGCGGAGCTCGTAAGCCTTCGCCGAGCCCTTCAGGCAGGTACTTTGGCTGATGCCACCCACTTACCGGTGACGATTCTTTTGGAAGATGGCAGTGAATTTGAGCATCTGGGCAAGTTGGAGTTTGCCGAAGCCAGCGTGGATCCTTCAACTGGCAGTGTGCTGTTGCGGGTCGTCGTCCCCAACCCGGACACCATGCTTTTACCAGGTATGTATGTGCGAGCGATTGTTGGCAGTGGTGTGCGCGAAGATGCCATTTTAGTACCCCAGCAAGGAATCGCACGGGACCCCAAAGGTAACACTTCAGCCATGGTAGTTAATGAAGAGAATGTGGTCGCCCAGCGCTCTGTGCGAGTCAGTCGCACTGTGGGTAACCGCTGGTTGGTTGAGGATGGACTGGAGGCAGGCGATCGGGTTGTAGTTGCCGGATTGCAAAAAATTCGCCCAGGGGCTCCGGTACAGGCCAGTGAGCGCGAAGATGAACAGCCACCGGCGGCTGAAGGCGATCAACAAGCTGGCGCAGCGCCTGCAGAGCAGGGTTCCTGA